Proteins encoded in a region of the Pseudomonadota bacterium genome:
- a CDS encoding acylglycerol kinase family protein produces the protein MKNHHQQCLRWDHDNLMEPAIGVLSNPLSGGNKRGLSSIKKILKNRPEVLHREARDPAEIANVLAAFGKAGIKLLVINGGDGTIQAVLTSLFNRKPFDHIPPLAILKAGTTSMTAGDIGLPGRGNQALSRLLFQLQNNRKIRIIQRPVLEVQNGSTASRFGMFFGAAAIPQGIEFFHQRVNRHGLRGELGPGLVMFRFLLAMLGFQRRKILRAVHMTIHLNQQHEATENDYLVVLVSSLERLFFGLHPYWGKEDSPLHFTSVSIKPRYMLRTILQLTRRQRPQHATPEHGYRSHNVDQATIHCTSPYTLDGQIYHPADEKSPITVRQGGTLSFVQLQP, from the coding sequence ATGAAAAACCACCATCAACAATGCCTGAGATGGGATCATGACAACCTGATGGAACCGGCCATCGGGGTACTGAGCAATCCTTTAAGCGGGGGAAATAAACGCGGCCTCAGTTCCATCAAAAAAATATTGAAAAACCGACCTGAAGTGCTGCATCGTGAAGCCAGAGATCCCGCCGAGATTGCCAATGTCCTGGCAGCTTTTGGCAAAGCGGGAATCAAACTTCTGGTTATTAATGGCGGTGACGGTACTATTCAGGCAGTCCTTACCTCCCTCTTCAACCGGAAGCCTTTTGACCATATCCCTCCGCTGGCTATCCTCAAAGCCGGGACCACGAGTATGACTGCCGGCGATATCGGCCTGCCCGGCCGAGGGAACCAGGCATTATCACGCCTTTTGTTCCAACTCCAGAACAACCGGAAAATCAGAATTATCCAACGACCGGTCCTGGAGGTGCAAAATGGCAGTACAGCTTCCCGCTTTGGCATGTTTTTCGGCGCCGCGGCCATCCCCCAGGGCATTGAGTTTTTCCATCAGCGGGTTAATCGACACGGCCTCCGGGGGGAGCTTGGACCGGGACTGGTCATGTTTCGTTTTCTGCTGGCGATGCTCGGATTTCAGCGCCGGAAAATCCTGCGGGCCGTTCACATGACCATTCATTTGAACCAACAGCATGAGGCCACTGAAAATGACTACCTGGTAGTCCTGGTCAGCTCCCTTGAGCGGCTTTTTTTCGGGCTTCATCCCTATTGGGGGAAAGAAGATAGCCCTTTGCATTTCACCAGTGTCAGCATTAAACCACGGTATATGCTGCGCACCATCCTCCAATTAACCCGAAGGCAACGACCCCAACACGCCACCCCGGAGCACGGATATAGAAGTCATAATGTGGATCAGGCAACAATCCATTGCACCAGCCCCTACACCCTTGATGGCCAGATATATCATCCAGCTGACGAAAAATCTCCGATTACTGTCCGCCAAGGAGGGACGCTATCTTTTGTCCAGTTACAGCCATGA
- a CDS encoding N-acetylneuraminate synthase family protein gives MKTIFDFDNLFTYDLANNHQGDVKHGLRIIKEIGKVNAAAGVRGAFKFQFRQLDTFIHPEFKERQDVKHIPRFMGTALSREDYQRLLAAVIDNGMYTMCTPFDEESVDVIHELGIKIIKVASCSAADWPLLEKIAAANQPVVASTAGLSMDKIDRLVSFFEIKNVHFALMHCVALYPTPLEKLELNQIRLLQERFPQLPIGFSTHEDPNNYIPVRLSYALGARLFERHVGIGTDKYTLNAYSSTPDQVASWLSAYKEAVAACGGENRSPATPSELASLRSLMRGVYARNTMAKGEKITRDKVFFAMPLQEGQLASGDWVGGMEADADYAANQPLNLEVANSSLPDREIIYRIMLQVKGMLNLARIHIGRESSIEISHHYGLERFREFGAVIIDCINRQYCKKLVIMLPRQKHPYHYHEKKEETFQLLCGDLDVELGGRRIKAEPGDTILVKPGEWHKFHTLDGAIFEEVSTTHYNNDSFYEDERIARLPRESRKTVIPNWHAIQGKKKL, from the coding sequence GTGAAAACGATTTTTGATTTTGATAATTTATTTACTTACGACCTGGCGAATAATCACCAGGGTGATGTGAAGCACGGATTGCGGATTATCAAGGAAATAGGGAAGGTTAATGCCGCTGCCGGAGTTCGGGGTGCCTTTAAATTTCAGTTCCGTCAGCTTGATACTTTTATCCATCCCGAATTCAAGGAACGGCAGGATGTGAAACACATTCCGCGCTTTATGGGTACCGCCCTGAGCCGGGAAGATTATCAGCGGCTGCTGGCAGCCGTGATCGATAATGGTATGTATACCATGTGTACCCCTTTTGATGAAGAGTCGGTGGATGTTATTCATGAGCTGGGGATTAAAATAATCAAGGTGGCCAGCTGTTCGGCAGCTGACTGGCCGCTGCTGGAAAAGATTGCCGCCGCCAACCAGCCGGTAGTGGCCTCAACGGCCGGGTTGAGTATGGATAAGATTGATCGTCTGGTCAGTTTTTTTGAAATCAAGAACGTACACTTTGCGCTCATGCACTGCGTGGCTCTTTATCCGACGCCTTTGGAAAAACTGGAACTCAATCAGATAAGGCTTTTGCAGGAAAGGTTTCCCCAGCTGCCCATCGGTTTTTCCACCCATGAAGATCCTAATAACTATATTCCCGTGCGTTTGTCCTATGCCCTGGGTGCGCGGCTGTTTGAACGTCACGTGGGGATCGGTACGGATAAGTATACTTTGAATGCATACTCATCGACGCCTGATCAGGTTGCCAGCTGGTTGTCGGCTTATAAGGAGGCCGTAGCGGCCTGTGGCGGGGAGAATCGCAGTCCGGCAACCCCATCGGAATTGGCTTCATTACGGTCTTTGATGCGTGGAGTGTATGCCCGGAATACTATGGCAAAAGGCGAAAAAATTACCCGGGATAAGGTCTTTTTTGCCATGCCGCTTCAGGAAGGACAACTGGCCAGTGGTGATTGGGTCGGGGGGATGGAAGCTGATGCCGATTATGCCGCCAACCAACCGTTGAATCTGGAGGTTGCTAATTCATCATTGCCGGACCGAGAGATTATTTACCGGATTATGCTCCAGGTTAAGGGGATGCTTAACCTGGCGCGCATTCACATCGGTCGGGAGAGCTCCATTGAAATATCTCACCATTACGGCCTGGAACGGTTTCGGGAGTTTGGGGCGGTGATCATTGACTGCATTAACCGCCAGTACTGCAAAAAGCTGGTGATCATGCTTCCCCGTCAGAAACATCCTTATCACTATCATGAGAAAAAAGAGGAAACCTTCCAGCTGCTTTGTGGGGATTTGGATGTGGAACTTGGCGGTCGGCGGATCAAGGCGGAGCCAGGTGATACTATTCTGGTTAAACCAGGTGAATGGCACAAGTTTCACACCCTTGACGGGGCAATCTTTGAAGAAGTATCCACAACCCATTATAATAATGATTCTTTTTATGAAGATGAGCGGATTGCCCGTTTGCCCCGGGAATCCAGAAAAACGGTGATTCCAAACTGGCATGCTATCCAGGGAAAAAAGAAATTATAG
- a CDS encoding surface carbohydrate biosynthesis protein, giving the protein MNRSLIIPVENQVRELDAKLLLACIAARHEFSVIIGSRLEISFRIGAFPPSIYLAKSMTARSLKMFRIMRKLGHVIAGWDEEALIHPPAETYFTRRLSPEAIAHVSHLFAWGEENAELWRQYPSLPPDMPIHLTGNSRGDMLRPEMQPFFAEETEQLRRKYGEFLLINTNFSFVNAFYPDQNLFQPVKNPGEKPRFGRAAVGMDRHFAEGLRDHKQAVFESFQAMIPRLEQAFPELTIIVRPHPVENPAVYHRLAAGCRRVKVINEGNVIPWLLASRAVIHNGCTTGVEAYIMRVPALSYQEHGDPGYDNGFYRLPNVLSHQCYDFSGLRESISSILAGKMGAAGGRERRELMAGYLASQDGPLASRRIVEALEKIIEESANNPLPLFFERFTGRFQVSRRRLAKTIKSFQPNSKYRPEFQRHRYPGLSTEELSKRIKRLQSDLGYYQELDTEKLGNHVFRITPGQPL; this is encoded by the coding sequence ATGAATCGCTCTCTAATTATACCGGTTGAAAACCAGGTTCGCGAACTTGATGCCAAGTTATTGCTTGCCTGTATTGCCGCCCGGCATGAATTTTCTGTTATTATCGGCTCCCGTCTGGAAATAAGTTTTCGCATCGGGGCATTCCCCCCCAGTATTTACCTGGCAAAAAGCATGACCGCCCGCAGCCTGAAAATGTTTCGGATCATGCGGAAACTGGGGCATGTCATCGCCGGTTGGGATGAGGAGGCCCTGATTCATCCTCCCGCCGAAACCTATTTTACCCGCCGTCTTTCTCCTGAAGCGATCGCCCATGTTTCCCACCTGTTTGCCTGGGGGGAAGAAAATGCCGAACTGTGGCGGCAATATCCTTCCCTGCCGCCTGATATGCCTATCCATCTGACCGGCAACTCCCGTGGTGATATGCTGCGGCCCGAGATGCAGCCTTTTTTTGCCGAAGAAACCGAGCAGTTGCGGCGGAAATATGGCGAATTTCTGCTCATAAATACAAACTTCAGCTTTGTTAATGCCTTTTACCCCGATCAGAACCTTTTTCAGCCGGTGAAAAACCCGGGTGAAAAACCACGTTTCGGCCGGGCAGCGGTGGGGATGGATCGCCATTTTGCCGAGGGACTGAGAGATCATAAACAAGCGGTATTTGAAAGTTTCCAAGCCATGATTCCCCGGTTGGAACAGGCATTTCCCGAACTGACGATTATTGTCCGGCCCCATCCGGTTGAAAATCCGGCCGTCTACCATCGATTGGCTGCCGGTTGCCGGCGGGTGAAAGTCATAAACGAGGGTAATGTCATTCCCTGGTTGTTGGCCTCTCGGGCAGTGATTCACAATGGCTGTACCACCGGGGTGGAAGCTTATATCATGCGGGTTCCGGCCTTAAGCTACCAGGAGCATGGTGATCCCGGGTATGATAACGGTTTTTACCGGCTTCCCAACGTCTTGAGCCACCAGTGCTATGATTTTTCCGGCCTCAGGGAATCAATCAGCAGTATATTGGCTGGGAAAATGGGGGCTGCCGGCGGTCGGGAGCGCCGGGAGCTGATGGCAGGCTATCTGGCTTCGCAGGATGGCCCGCTGGCCAGCCGGAGGATTGTGGAGGCGCTGGAAAAAATTATTGAGGAATCTGCCAATAATCCTTTGCCCTTATTTTTTGAGAGGTTTACGGGGCGTTTCCAGGTGTCAAGACGCCGACTGGCTAAAACTATCAAGTCATTTCAGCCCAATTCCAAATATCGTCCGGAATTCCAACGTCATCGCTATCCCGGCCTTTCAACTGAGGAGTTGAGTAAAAGGATTAAGCGATTGCAGTCAGACCTTGGCTATTATCAGGAATTAGATACCGAAAAACTGGGGAATCATGTTTTCCGGATTACCCCCGGTCAGCCTTTATGA
- a CDS encoding HAD hydrolase-like protein, giving the protein MGRCLTPHKTIKVIVLDFDGTLIDSNRLKSEAFFKLFSDWMTRDIVRAVLDEMFEASRYEILAEILARRDHRRHEDCQPEVRSLAAAFNDIVVDGAKHCREIEDAVEALDFLSSRARLYVSSTTPEAALKEIIAFRGWTDYFVDVFGYPRKKPETLAGIIDREKVENSGVVVVGDGESDRISAGENRCGFIQVHEAFPLSEVVWMLGDN; this is encoded by the coding sequence ATGGGGCGCTGTTTGACTCCTCACAAAACCATCAAAGTCATCGTTCTTGATTTTGATGGTACCCTCATTGATTCCAATCGCTTGAAATCTGAAGCTTTTTTTAAGCTTTTTTCTGACTGGATGACCCGGGATATCGTTCGTGCCGTGCTGGATGAAATGTTTGAAGCCAGCCGTTATGAAATCCTGGCTGAAATTCTCGCGCGGCGTGATCACCGCCGGCATGAGGACTGCCAGCCGGAAGTTCGATCCCTGGCAGCGGCTTTCAATGATATTGTCGTCGATGGCGCAAAACATTGCCGTGAAATCGAGGATGCCGTTGAGGCCCTTGACTTCCTCTCCTCCCGGGCCAGGTTGTATGTCAGCTCCACCACTCCCGAAGCTGCCCTGAAAGAGATTATCGCCTTTCGCGGCTGGACTGATTATTTTGTTGATGTTTTTGGTTACCCCCGGAAAAAGCCCGAAACTCTGGCTGGAATTATTGATCGGGAAAAGGTCGAAAACTCCGGCGTTGTAGTTGTCGGCGATGGTGAATCCGACCGCATTTCTGCCGGAGAAAACCGATGTGGATTTATTCAGGTTCATGAAGCTTTCCCTCTTTCTGAAGTTGTCTGGATGTTAGGGGATAACTGA
- a CDS encoding acylneuraminate cytidylyltransferase family protein, giving the protein MIDGRKILVVVPARGGSKGVKLKNLRPLGGVPLVGLVGKLVKKLDYVDRAVVSTDHPDIAAAALQSGIEAPFLRPESLSGDRIADWDVLYHALLACEEEDHCRYDIVVMLQPTSPFRRPSQVTETVVRLIEGDYDAVWTVSETDSKAHPLKQLVLDGDRLEYYDPAGAAIIARQQLVPVYHRNGVAYAVSRECLVTKKSIKGDKTSYVVIDDLLVNIDTELDFKYAEFILQQGILPDKQGD; this is encoded by the coding sequence ATGATAGATGGCCGTAAGATTCTGGTGGTGGTGCCGGCCAGGGGTGGGAGTAAGGGGGTTAAGCTCAAAAATCTGCGACCCCTTGGCGGTGTGCCGCTGGTGGGTCTGGTCGGGAAGCTGGTCAAAAAGCTCGATTATGTTGATCGGGCGGTGGTTTCCACCGACCACCCTGATATTGCCGCCGCTGCTTTACAAAGCGGGATTGAGGCGCCTTTTCTGCGTCCTGAAAGCCTTTCCGGTGATCGAATTGCTGACTGGGATGTTCTTTATCATGCCCTGTTGGCCTGTGAAGAAGAGGATCACTGTCGTTATGATATCGTCGTTATGCTTCAACCCACTTCTCCTTTTCGTCGTCCGTCGCAGGTGACGGAAACTGTTGTCCGCCTCATCGAAGGGGATTACGACGCGGTCTGGACCGTGAGCGAAACCGATTCCAAAGCTCATCCGCTCAAACAGCTGGTCCTTGATGGTGATCGCCTGGAATATTACGATCCGGCCGGAGCGGCAATTATCGCCCGGCAGCAGCTGGTTCCCGTTTATCATCGGAACGGGGTTGCCTATGCCGTCAGCCGGGAATGCCTGGTGACCAAAAAAAGCATTAAAGGTGATAAAACCTCTTACGTGGTCATTGACGATCTGCTGGTCAATATTGATACGGAACTGGATTTTAAATATGCCGAGTTTATTCTCCAGCAGGGTATTTTGCCGGATAAGCAGGGTGATTAA